A region from the Metopolophium dirhodum isolate CAU chromosome 9, ASM1992520v1, whole genome shotgun sequence genome encodes:
- the LOC132951692 gene encoding uncharacterized protein C9orf85 homolog — translation MSSQKGNAARIRPQKHQNRFAFKNNLHDTNVRTKRMNSIQVHSVCPRCKDILEWKIKYKKYKMLKAAKNCNKCHNKTVKEAYHTMCHQCSSTLELCPKCAVPRIEWAKDDQKTTSENGGDDKNDLENSDDENNDSGSDASSNLSPS, via the coding sequence ATGAGTAGCCAGAAAGGGAATGCAGCACGCATTCGACCACAAAAACATCAAAATCGGTTTGCGTTCAAAAATAACCTCCACGACACAAATGTACGTACCAAACGTATGAATTCCATACAAGTTCACAGTGTTTGCCCTAGATGTAAAGACATATTGGAATGGAAGAtcaagtacaaaaaatataagatgCTGAAAGCAGCCAAGAACTGCAACAAATGTCATAATAAGACTGTCAAAGAAGCTTACCACACCATGTGCCATCAATGTTCAAGCACCTTGGAATTATGTCCCAAGTGTGCAGTACCGAGGATCGAATGGGCTaaagatgatcagaaaacaacaTCTGAAAACGGAGGTGATGACAAAAATGATTTAGAAAACAGTGATGATGAAAACAATGATTCAGGAAGTGATGCTAGCAGTAATCTGTCCCCTAGTTGA